The nucleotide sequence CTTCTCTCTCTGGCACCTTGACAGAAGTCGTCTTGACCTCCAGTGTCGGGACGGGGGAAAATGCCGATGGAGGCTTGGTTTCTGAAGGCGGAAATGGCGTTTCCAACATGGTGAAAAGAAAGTGTGCATCAATTGGAAGGTGACTGATTCTCGGGAAAATATCGAGTACATCTCCagatgaaaagaagaaaaacgcAACATTATAACAGCCCCCAAAGATGATCTGCACCCCACGAAATCCATCAGTGATATCAAGTATTTTCGGCCCTGCGTATAGAAGGCCGTTGCGGAAAAGCTTGTGGACCGGATTTTATTCCGACAAGGCAACCCAAAAACTTTGGATCGAATGAATATCCGAGAACCTTGTGTATAATGCTCGGAGTATTAGCCTTGTAGATATATCCGATACTGCCAGTGTTCTCGGTTCATTTGAGTCGGAAGGTAGTCAGTCATACGCGTTGATTGCATGACCCTAACAGTTGTACCGGATACTCAAAATATTCCCAGTTCACCCGGAAACAAGTAAAGATCATGACACAGATATTGCTCTTCGAGTTTGAACCATTTCCTTATGACAAACATATAAACGTAGTCGACAGTAATTGAGACTCCAATTATACCAAATGCGGACAAATGCCAATTGATCAAATAGACAAAAATGCAAAATGCAAATGCAGTGTTATGATTAACCATAAGTAAACCACCCAGCTATGCCGTCTGGATATCATCTTGCGCtaaccaaaaagaaaaaattcGTGCTGGGTATTGTACAAGATCTTTGACTGTACATCAAAACATAAACATGGACGGATCATTAGACGGATTCGAAAAGGCCTGCAAAAAAGTAAGTCAAATCGATTAATTCAACTTCATTGCAAATCCACTCACCCAAGAATCCAGCTGGGCCCACCAATTCGGCCCTTCCAGGCTCTCCAGCAGATTAATGTCATCCATGGGGTTAAACGAAGCCCCTGGCAAGTCCGAGGCCTGAAAGTTCTGTGGCGGAGCATAGTCCAAAATACTGGAATCCAACGAAACTGGCTGGTCCATATTGGACAGAAGGAATTGATCTTGGTCCAGTGGAGCTTTCTGATTTTGCGGGTTTACCGGGGTGCTCGACGGTAATGGTGAACCGATTTGCCTATGGACTTCACGTCTCAGTTCCTCCAAGATGATGCTGTAGCGACGACTCGGGCAGTTTTTGCGAGTGGCTTCTGCAAGGTGCTGTTGACAGGCTTCTGCAAGGTTGAATAGGTCGTGCAAGCGACTGCTGTTTTCCGTACTCTGTGGTGAAAATGCAGATGGAGAAGAGGATTGATGCTGTTGAATGATGTATATGTATACCACAATAATGGCGCAGAAGCATACATAATGCGTGAACCAAAACGACTGGATCATGACGCCCTGCTTCGCGAGACTGTCTACGAGAGTAATGACATTCTCAGCGGCACCAATGCATTTTTGCAAGACATTCGTCACTGTCGGATGAGGTATTTGAGGTCTGCGACTGAGGTCTGTGAAATCGTTCAAGAGGAATGACCGGGTAACATGGATCATCGCATGGGAGTACGCCAGCTGTAAAACCTGGCTCTGTCGACAAAGCGGCGGGATAAGACTCGTCGGGCGAACGCTACTGAATAACGGTGGCATCTCCTCTTTCCACTTCTCCAGCTCTGTAGTAAGACGAACGACTCTATCAAGTGGCGAATCTCGAGAATGAGGATTGATCGAACCAAGCTGCCGTGAGATTTCCCCGAGAATACGACCGATCCTAACAAATAAGCATGCGTTAACACGCAGACCCGACAAGTAGAAGACAAAGGGCTTACTTGTAATGGAGAACAGATGCGATCATCATACAGTCTGCTGAGCCTGTTCTCTTCGCCGGATCTTCTTGCAGCATGTCCTCGTCATTCATTTCCTCGGGAAGTTCCTGGTCAATATCTTCATCATGAAGCAGCCTGGGCCGTCCAAACATGACACTAAGGTACTTGTCTAAGGTATATGCGCTCCAAAAGATGCgttttcggagttcttgttCAAGGTAGGTATTTCCGTTCTTTGACTTCTTTGCGGGAAACTTTCTATGTAATCCTAATGCCGTCACGAGTTGCAAGGCCGTGCCAAATGCATACCAACACTCGTTTGCTCGAGAGGACGAGAGCAGATAAAGACATTGACCCAGGCGTGCCTGAATCGTCTCTAGTCGTGGAGGACCGGACTCTATTGAAGACATGTGTTTCGAGGCCGTATACCATAGCTCACTGCAGTGGCTTAGTATTGTATGCCATGGTTTaaacagagaaagaaaagtatTTACCTC is from Aspergillus chevalieri M1 DNA, chromosome 8, nearly complete sequence and encodes:
- a CDS encoding Zn(II)2Cys6 transcription factor (COG:S;~EggNog:ENOG410PKBS;~InterPro:IPR036864,IPR007219,IPR001138;~PFAM:PF00172,PF04082;~TransMembrane:2 (o352-368i583-601o);~antiSMASH:Cluster_8.5;~go_function: GO:0000981 - DNA-binding transcription factor activity, RNA polymerase II-specific [Evidence IEA];~go_function: GO:0003677 - DNA binding [Evidence IEA];~go_function: GO:0008270 - zinc ion binding [Evidence IEA];~go_process: GO:0006351 - transcription, DNA-templated [Evidence IEA];~go_process: GO:0006355 - regulation of transcription, DNA-templated [Evidence IEA]) — protein: MVAATITRADAQLSPGNNDHVELFQNNAVPAAGRKRKTSDSSAGNNNKSHAQRQKITRACDYCKGKKTRCTGTLPCLRCSRLSLRCEYNAAYSRGLPPDPLPFSKSGDGNASPVSNHAGYGLSTPSQGSSSSRFRDTASSRSQPRRGSSGLKSHDSPEPVATDLEGNYLGPSSGISFLNRVWQRLHHDESSAITDELQNECSSKNTSVFMFGDRPYSNFQESGFTLPPFDKARELVDVYFDYAIVTYRFLHRGSVDEWLIQVYENDFSFANPPTGNMVARTAIILMIFSVATLYEEQHPGIQKDHGNESELWYTASKHMSSIESGPPRLETIQARLGQCLYLLSSSRANECWYAFGTALQLVTALGLHRKFPAKKSKNGNTYLEQELRKRIFWSAYTLDKYLSVMFGRPRLLHDEDIDQELPEEMNDEDMLQEDPAKRTGSADCMMIASVLHYKIGRILGEISRQLGSINPHSRDSPLDRVVRLTTELEKWKEEMPPLFSSVRPTSLIPPLCRQSQVLQLAYSHAMIHVTRSFLLNDFTDLSRRPQIPHPTVTNVLQKCIGAAENVITLVDSLAKQGVMIQSFWFTHYVCFCAIIVVYIYIIQQHQSSSPSAFSPQSTENSSRLHDLFNLAEACQQHLAEATRKNCPSRRYSIILEELRREVHRQIGSPLPSSTPVNPQNQKAPLDQDQFLLSNMDQPVSLDSSILDYAPPQNFQASDLPGASFNPMDDINLLESLEGPNWWAQLDSWAFSNPSNDPSMFMF